The following are encoded in a window of Hemiscyllium ocellatum isolate sHemOce1 chromosome 35, sHemOce1.pat.X.cur, whole genome shotgun sequence genomic DNA:
- the LOC132832490 gene encoding zinc finger protein 271-like, with amino-acid sequence MKEKPFKCVVCNRAFARSLTLTNHQRIHTGEKPFKCEVCNKSFTQLSGLLNHRPIHRGEKPFRCEVCEKSFSQSSSLLVHQRIHTGEKPFRCEVCDKAFSTLGELRKHRRIHTGERPFTCEVCDKSFSQSENLHTHRRIHTGERPFSCKVCDKSFLRTENLRNHQRIHTGEKPFTCEVCNQSFTQLSGLVHHRPSHTGKKSFTCDVCDKSFSQSSTLREHQRIHTGEKPFSCMVCHKSFSRSGNLRTHQRIHTGEKPFKCEVCDKSFTQSSILLVHRRVHTGEKPFVCEMCDKSFSRSWSLLLHQKVHTGE; translated from the coding sequence ATGAAAGAGAAACCATTCAAGTGCGTGGTGTGCAACCGAGCTTTTGCAAGGTCATTGACACTCACAAATCACCAACGTATTCACACGGGGGAGAAACCTTTCAAATGTGAGGTGTGTAACAAAAGCTTCACACAATTATCGGGCCTGCTGAATCACCGGCCCATTCACagaggggagaaaccattcagatGTGAGGTTTGTGAGAAATCCTTTTCACAGTCATCCAGCCTCCTTGTGCACCAACGCATTCACACCGGAGAAAAGCCATTCAGATGTGAGGTGTGTGATAAAGCATTCTCGACATTAGGGGAACTGCGTAAACACCGACGCATTCACACAGGGGAAAGACCATTCAcgtgtgaggtgtgtgacaaatcattttcACAGTCAGAGaatctccacacacacagacgcattcacacaggggagagaccaTTTAGTTGCaaggtgtgtgacaaatcattcttaAGGACAGAGAATCTTCGTAATCATCaacgcattcacacaggggagaaaccattcacgtgCGAAGTATGTAACCAGAGCTTTACACAGTTGTCGGGTCTGGTGCATCATCGGCCTAGTCACACGGGCAAAAAATCATTCACATGTGATGTGTGTGACAAGTCATTCTCGCAGTCATCAACTCTCCGTGAACACCAAcgtattcacacaggggagaaaccattcagctGTATGGTGTGTCACAAATCATTTTCACGGTCAGGGAACCTCCGTACACATCAACGTATTCACACAGGGGAAAAACCATTTaagtgtgaggtgtgtgacaaatcgTTCACTCAGTCATCAATTCTCCTCGTTCACCGACgtgttcacacaggggagaaaccattcgtgtgtgagatgtgtgacaaatcattctcaaggtcatggagccttctcctccaccAGAAAGTCCACACTGGGGAGTAA
- the LOC132832489 gene encoding zinc finger protein 271-like produces MEEKPFKCAVCDKSFVTSTRLLAHQMIHTGEKPFRCEACEKAFTSSSQLLRHQRMHTGQKPFTCEVCDKSFSILSNLRVHQRIHTGEKPFVCEVCDKSFSDSSTLRRHQRIHTGEKPFACELCDKSFLTLSQLRVHQRVHTGEKPFKCKVCDKNFSRSSNLLVHQRLHTGKKPFKCEVCDKLFLTSSNLRVHQYIHTGEKPFKCEVCNKSFSTSSLLLAHHRIHTGEKPFTCEVCDKSFSESSNLRAHQRIHTGEKPFRCNVCDKSFSQSSTLYLHHRIHTGEKPFTCKVCDKSFSKSSNLLYHWRIHTGQ; encoded by the coding sequence ATGGAAGAGAAACCATTCAAGTGTGCAGTTTGTGATAAATCTTTTGTGACTTCTACAAGGCTCCTGGCACACCAGATGATTCACACGGGGGAGAAACCCTTCAGGTGTGAGGCTTGTGAGAAGGCTTTCACCTCTTCTTCCCAACTGCTGAGGCACCAAAGAATGCACACAGGGCAGAAACCATTCACATGTGAGGTGTGTGATAAATCATTCTCGATCTTATCAAACCTACGGGTACACCAACGgattcacacaggagagaaaccaTTTGTATGcgaggtgtgtgacaaatcattctcagaCTCATCAACGCTCCGCAGACATCAACGCATTCACACGGGTGAGAAACCATTTGCGTGTGAACTGTGTGACAAATCGTTCTTGACATTGTCGCAACTTCGTGTCCATCAACGTGTCCAtactggggagaaaccattcaagtgcAAGGTGTGTGACAAAAATTTCTCAAGGTCGTCGAACCTCTTGGTGCATCAGAGGCTGCACACAGGGAAGAAACCATTCAAGTGTGAGGTGTGTGATAAATTATTCTTGACGTCATCAAACCTCCGAGTACACCAATacatccacacaggggagaaaccattcaagtgcGAGGTGTGTAACAAATCATTCTCAACGTCTTCACTCCTCCTTGCACACCACCGAATTCACacgggggagaaaccattcacatgcgaagtttgtgacaaatcattctcagaGTCATCAAACCTCCGTGCACACCAAcgtattcacacaggggagaaacctttCAGGTGTAACGTGTGTGACAAATCGTTCTCACAGTCATCGACCCTCTACCTCCACCATCgaattcacacaggggagaaaccattcacatgcAAGGTGTGTGACAAATCGTTCTCAAAGTCATCAAATCTCCTGTACCATTGGAGAATTCACACAGGACAGTAA